The segment GACGGGAAGTCGAAGTTCGAGTTTGATATAAATGTGTTTCTCGCGTTACTATCAGAAAGTTAGTCGATCGTGTCGAGGCGAGCAGATGGATGGGAATAAATCGGAACGTAGCGTAGCTGGCGAATTGAAATCATTGCGGGCGTGGGTGTGCGCGGAACACCTCGATCGTTGATCAGAAAAATTCGACCTTGAACTCTGGAACGAGTCATCGCCGGTGGTGAAAGATCTCGATGGAACTCGGTGAAACGAACGAGACCGAGAGTCCGTTGACGTGTTCTTGGTGACCGCAGGAAACGCTGTGAGTCCACGCAGAAGGATATTCccgatttttcaacgattgCCCAAGCCTCGCCGATGATTCGTAGATGATCGTTTTTCTCTTGAAACGACGTGCACCGGTCTCGATCGATGCGCGTGCATCTCTCTGGTTGTAGCATGTGTGCAGGCTGTTCCAcgtataaatacacttctggcaGCAGGAAAGACTCAGTCGATTACCGCTCGATACAACGACAGCCTGTTGGTGGTGCGACCGATCCGCGCAGTACCGGGCGATTGACTCGTTTCGTTGAGACGAGATCGTGTGCGATAACAGATCCGAGCCATGAGAGGTCGATCGTTGAGAAGCTTGCTGAAGCTGATGATACTGGTCCCGTTGACTCTGGACAACGTGGTTCTTTCGACGGCGTTGATCGACAGCCATCATCAtcaccatcatcatcatcatcaacgtgtcatccgAAGGATCCATCTGCCACGAGCAGTCAGCGCGTCTCGTAGCTTTCTCTGCAAGGAGCCGCAGAGCCGGGCGTACAACTTGAAGGACTTGATGCAGAACGTGCAACAGAATCCCGGTGAAACGGTTGTTCAAC is part of the Lasioglossum baleicum chromosome 6, iyLasBale1, whole genome shotgun sequence genome and harbors:
- the LOC143210089 gene encoding uncharacterized protein LOC143210089, whose amino-acid sequence is MRGRSLRSLLKLMILVPLTLDNVVLSTALIDSHHHHHHHHHQRVIRRIHLPRAVSASRSFLCKEPQSRAYNLKDLMQNVQQNPGETVVQPFYIVVKRCDGHSGCCMGTDKSCTPVAASIFYEEYEIEILSVETRGIKRQWIRVEQHGNCSCENTTVSGRQVMERQQPNVTFV